The Bacteroidota bacterium DNA window TATTTTATTGAACTCACCGGAAAGAAGAAATTTATTGGTAAGCTGGTAGCAGAATAAGCAATTATTCTGCACCTCTTTCCATTGACTTTTCCGAACGGTTAATTAACTGCGAATGCGATTATTTTTGATCGGTCTGCTTCTTGGTTTTCTTACGTTTTCAACTACGGCACAGGATGTCGGTATTTTACCCGGCATGCCCTTAGACTCTTTTACACAGCGCTACCCGGCTTTGAGGCAATATGAGGAAAAAAGTCGCACTCAGATTTATCGCGACGAAATCGTGCACGGCCTCAATGGTTCTTGGCTGTACCAGTTCGAAGAAGGCCATTTGAAATGGTTTTGTTACAGCTTCTTTACCTTTAACGACAAGGATCTGACAGAACAGAATTTCAACCTTTGCAGAGATGCGACCCTGCAGTTTATAAGTGCACAGAATAAAAAATCAGGGAAACCATCCTTATTAAAAAAACGAAGTCCGCGTTTTGAAAAAATCCGGAAAAAAAATACAAACACCACGGTGATACGCGCTGTCTGGGAAACAGCGAACATGAATTTCAGTGTCGCATACAAATACGTTGAGCCAAATCGCGGCCGTTCAGCTTATCTGTCTGTTGAAATGTGGTTTTATGGTCCGGATCATCCCCTTTTATAATCAACAAACCTGATGAAACAACCGACTATCATTTTCATCTCCGTTTTCACGCTTATTGCATTTTTTTCGTGCAATGCTATGAAACAGGATCCAAACAAAAACAATATGGAAACAACTATTAAAACGGATACGGCCGTTTTTGCCACCGGATGTTTCTGGTGCACAGAAGCCATTTTCAGCGAGCTTAAAGGCGTAATCAGCGTTACACCCGGCTTTGCCGGCGGCACCACCGAGAGCCCTACTTACGAGCAGGTTTGCACCGGCACTACCGGGCATGCCGAATGCTGCAGGATTATTTACGCTCCCGACACGATTACTTACGACAAGCTCCTGGAAGTGTTCTGGAAAGTGCACGACCCCACCTCGCTCAACAGGCAGGGTGAAGATGTTGGCACCCAATACCGGAGTGCCATATTTTATAAAAGTGACAAGCAAAAAGAACTTGCAGAAAAATACAAAAAAGAATTGAATGCATCAGGCGCATTTGACAAGCAAATAGTGACCGAAATTGTGCCGTTAAAGGTATTCTGGCCCTCCGAAAATTATCATCAAAACTATTACAACCTCAACAAATCAAAACCTTATTGCCAGGTTGTGATACGACCAAAACTCGAAAAATTCGAAAAGGTTTTTAAAGATGCATTGAAGTAAGACTACGTTTGATTTTATGAAACAAAAAAACGATTTCCGCGGAAGGTGATTTAGAAATCCGGCGCGTGCAGATACTTCATCAAATAGATTGTTTTATAAATCCTTTTCAATGCCGGGATATACTTGTTTTTATATTTTAAAAAAAATCAATCTTTGGAATTTTTATAATATGCTGTGTTGCCGCCAATGTCTACACCCTTTTTTATAAAAGGCTGTTCAAAATACTTTATTCCCATTTTTGTCGTTGAAACGTGATGAAAAGTCATTTTTTGAAAAGCAGCACTTAACCTAAACCGAATGCTCATGAAACGCTTGATTGCCGTTATTTCAATGCTAATAACTATAATGCCACTAGTCAATGGGCAAAATCGCGATGAGGGAACAATGCCAACTTCTGAGGAGCGATCAAAAAAAATAGCCGGCAAACTGGCACAAAAACTTGTACTAAACAAATCAGAAAAGGATTCGGTTCAAGTGATATTTTCTGACTTCTTTGATAATTTAAAAATATATCATTCCGCTGGCGATGAAAAAATTGTAATGGCTCTAGAAAAAACACGGGACGATAAAATGAAAATTCTTCTGAAAACGTCTTTAAAATTTGAAGAATATACTTCATATATGCAGGACCTTAAAGCGAAACATGAAAAATCTCTTGGGGTCGGTGGAGGAAAAAATTGGGAGGGCAGTGGGCACCACCATAACGAAGGAACAGAAGGTGACGAGCGCAATGGTTTTTAAATTTATTTAAATAACAAAAAAATGATAAAATATAAACATACACGATTTCTGATTGCCATTGCGATACTTGTTGGCTTTTCTGCCTGTAAAAAAAACTCCTCTTCAACGGTATATACACCGGTTTGTTCCGGACCGGCTAAATCGTGGCAGGCTGATGTGAAGCCCATAATGAATACGTATTGTGTAGGCTGTCACGCATCTTTTGGTGGCTACACAGAAATGGTTGCTTCAACGACAGCTATCCGCAGTCGTGTTGCTGATGGTTCCATGCCCCAAGGAAATGCACTTAGCAACGACCAGAAGAATATTGTTCTCTGCTGGATCGACAGCGGAACACCAAACAATTAAATACTTAGTATTTAGTACAAAGAAAGAGTAAAAGATTTTTTGTACTTACGAC harbors:
- the msrA gene encoding peptide-methionine (S)-S-oxide reductase MsrA — translated: MKQPTIIFISVFTLIAFFSCNAMKQDPNKNNMETTIKTDTAVFATGCFWCTEAIFSELKGVISVTPGFAGGTTESPTYEQVCTGTTGHAECCRIIYAPDTITYDKLLEVFWKVHDPTSLNRQGEDVGTQYRSAIFYKSDKQKELAEKYKKELNASGAFDKQIVTEIVPLKVFWPSENYHQNYYNLNKSKPYCQVVIRPKLEKFEKVFKDALK